In Streptomyces sp. NBC_00091, the following proteins share a genomic window:
- a CDS encoding FHA domain-containing protein: protein MYAEFVLPHGRVCFGQGESPVKLFEKLFGKKKNEESGAARHRAGQPDAEGQGDRPLFRDEVAGPGDNSGAYGASAVDPAGSGRIGFGEPSTSSAGGGFTPDPYATNASAGQPRREEPSMSAEQTCGRCGHRSDAASRFCSNCGAPLRPGLTPERASETTSTISISGLEAYEAEASGQHVSSSLSPEAQAAVEALPPGSALLIVRRGPNSGSRFLLDGELTTAGRHPQSDIFLDDITVSRLHVEFRRSQDGGFTVSDVGSLNGTYVNREPIDSVALHNGDEVQIGKYRLVFYASLRGI from the coding sequence GTGTATGCAGAGTTCGTCCTGCCCCACGGGCGGGTCTGTTTCGGTCAAGGGGAATCGCCCGTGAAGTTGTTTGAGAAGTTGTTCGGCAAGAAGAAGAACGAGGAAAGCGGTGCTGCGCGGCACCGCGCGGGGCAGCCGGATGCGGAAGGGCAGGGCGACAGGCCGCTCTTCCGCGACGAGGTGGCCGGCCCGGGTGACAATTCGGGCGCGTACGGCGCGTCGGCTGTTGACCCTGCCGGTTCCGGACGCATAGGTTTCGGTGAACCATCAACCTCAAGTGCGGGTGGAGGGTTTACCCCCGACCCGTATGCCACCAATGCCTCCGCGGGGCAGCCGCGGCGCGAGGAGCCGTCCATGTCGGCCGAGCAGACGTGTGGCAGGTGCGGGCACCGCAGCGATGCGGCGAGCCGTTTCTGCTCCAACTGCGGGGCGCCGCTGCGGCCGGGTCTGACGCCGGAGCGTGCCTCGGAGACCACGTCCACGATCTCGATCTCGGGCCTCGAGGCCTACGAGGCCGAGGCGTCGGGACAGCACGTGTCGTCCTCGCTCTCCCCCGAGGCCCAGGCCGCGGTGGAGGCGCTGCCCCCCGGTTCCGCCCTGCTGATCGTGCGGCGCGGACCCAACTCGGGCAGCCGCTTCCTGCTGGACGGCGAACTGACCACGGCGGGCCGGCACCCGCAGAGCGACATCTTCCTGGACGACATCACCGTCTCCCGTCTGCATGTCGAGTTCCGCAGGAGCCAGGACGGCGGCTTCACCGTCTCCGACGTGGGCAGCCTCAACGGCACGTACGTGAACCGTGAGCCGATCGACTCGGTCGCCCTGCACAACGGCGACGAGGTGCAGATCGGCAAGTACCGGCTGGTCTTCTACGCGAGCCTGCGGGGCATCTGA
- a CDS encoding MerR family transcriptional regulator, with protein MLRTPTGGAPKNGTAGSAGQLVSIGTVLTMLRDEFPEVTISKIRFLEAEGLVEPRRTPSGYRKFSTGDVERLGRILRLQRDHYLPLKVIREQLDALDRGEQIRIPAPAAHGESVDPAGPSAGYGEAGGERPTVARVGRAELIAAAEVDEVQLVEWESYGLISEAPGGGFDAETVTVARLIADLGRFGLEPRHLRGMKAAADREAGLVEQLVAPLRRHRNPQTRAHAEATTRELAGLSVRLHEALVQTALGVRLH; from the coding sequence ATGCTGCGTACCCCGACGGGCGGTGCCCCCAAGAACGGCACCGCCGGCTCGGCCGGGCAGCTGGTCAGCATCGGAACGGTGCTGACCATGCTGCGGGACGAGTTCCCCGAAGTGACCATTTCGAAGATCCGCTTCCTGGAGGCGGAGGGGCTCGTCGAGCCCAGGCGCACACCGTCCGGATACCGCAAGTTCAGCACGGGCGACGTGGAGCGGCTCGGGCGCATCCTGCGGCTGCAGCGTGACCACTACCTGCCGCTGAAGGTCATCCGGGAGCAGCTCGACGCGCTCGACCGAGGCGAGCAGATCCGCATCCCGGCGCCGGCCGCGCACGGGGAGTCCGTGGATCCCGCCGGTCCTTCCGCCGGGTACGGCGAGGCGGGCGGGGAGCGGCCCACGGTGGCCCGGGTGGGCCGGGCCGAGCTGATCGCCGCCGCGGAGGTGGACGAGGTGCAGCTCGTGGAGTGGGAGTCGTACGGGCTCATCTCCGAGGCGCCGGGCGGTGGATTCGACGCCGAGACGGTCACCGTGGCCCGGCTGATCGCGGATCTCGGTCGATTCGGGCTCGAGCCCCGTCACCTGCGGGGCATGAAGGCGGCGGCGGACCGGGAGGCCGGTCTGGTGGAGCAGCTCGTCGCCCCGCTGCGCCGCCACCGCAACCCGCAGACCCGGGCGCATGCCGAGGCCACGACCAGGGAGCTCGCGGGGCTGTCCGTACGGCTCCACGAGGCCCTGGTCCAGACCGCTCTCGGGGTCCGTCTGCACTGA
- a CDS encoding bifunctional nuclease family protein encodes MNELDVVGVRVEMPSNQPIVLLREVGGDRYLPIWIGPGEATAIAFAQQGMAPARPLTHDLFKDVLEAVGEELTEVRITDLREGVFYAELVFASGVEVSARPSDAIALALRTGTPIYGSDGVLDDAGIAIPDEQEDEVEKFREFLDQISPEDFGTGPQ; translated from the coding sequence GTGAACGAGCTCGACGTTGTGGGTGTCCGGGTGGAAATGCCCTCCAACCAACCGATCGTGCTCCTGCGTGAAGTGGGAGGCGACCGGTACCTCCCCATCTGGATCGGTCCTGGGGAGGCGACCGCCATTGCCTTCGCTCAGCAGGGCATGGCCCCTGCCCGGCCGCTGACGCACGACCTGTTCAAGGACGTGCTGGAGGCGGTCGGTGAGGAGCTCACCGAGGTCCGGATCACGGATCTGCGGGAGGGCGTCTTCTACGCGGAGCTGGTCTTCGCCAGTGGGGTGGAGGTGAGCGCGCGGCCGTCGGACGCCATAGCGCTGGCCCTGCGGACGGGGACGCCGATCTACGGCAGTGACGGTGTGCTGGACGACGCCGGAATCGCCATTCCCGACGAGCAGGAGGACGAGGTGGAGAAGTTCCGCGAGTTCCTCGACCAGATCTCTCCCGAGGACTTCGGTACGGGCCCCCAGTAA
- a CDS encoding MerR family transcriptional regulator, with the protein MRITGDGTTGGTPARSDGGPYPLHGGTAGAAHRQPASTPVGPVGDDPAPEQVGYRGPTACAAAGITYRQLDYWARTGLVEPSVRPAYGSGTQRLYSFRDVVVLKIVKRFLDTGVALQNIRTAVQHLRDRGFSDLERMTLMSDGATVYECTSPDQVVSLLQGGQGVFGIAVGVVWRDVEGALSQLHGERVDTGETLVGNNPADELAARRNRAV; encoded by the coding sequence GTGAGGATCACGGGCGACGGTACGACCGGGGGCACCCCCGCGCGGAGCGATGGTGGGCCGTACCCGCTGCACGGCGGCACGGCCGGTGCCGCGCACCGTCAGCCGGCGTCGACGCCGGTCGGACCGGTGGGCGACGACCCGGCACCCGAGCAGGTCGGCTACCGCGGACCGACGGCGTGCGCCGCCGCCGGGATCACCTACCGGCAGCTCGACTACTGGGCGAGGACCGGGCTGGTGGAGCCCAGTGTCCGGCCCGCGTACGGGTCGGGCACCCAGCGGCTGTACAGCTTCCGCGACGTGGTGGTCCTCAAGATCGTCAAGCGCTTCCTGGACACCGGGGTGGCGCTGCAGAACATCCGCACCGCGGTGCAGCACCTGCGGGACCGGGGCTTCTCCGACCTGGAGCGCATGACGCTGATGAGCGACGGCGCGACCGTGTACGAGTGCACCTCGCCGGACCAGGTCGTGAGCCTGCTCCAGGGCGGTCAGGGCGTCTTCGGCATCGCGGTGGGCGTCGTCTGGCGCGACGTGGAGGGCGCGCTGTCGCAGCTGCACGGGGAGCGCGTGGACACGGGGGAGACCCTGGTGGGCAACAACCCGGCCGACGAGCTGGCGGCCCGCCGGAACCGGGCCGTCTGA
- a CDS encoding DNA polymerase IV, protein MRAAPTILHLDMDAFYASVEQASKPSLRGKAVIVGGLGPRGVVATASYEARRFGVHSAMPTAQARRLCPNGAYLIPRFTLYREVSELVMGLLRELSPLVEPLSLDEAFVDLEAGGAAFDAAGARATGERLRADIRAATGLSGSVGLAGSKMLAKVASEEAKPDGLLLIEPGTERELLAPMSVRTLPGVGPATGEHLRRAGITTVGELAEAGEDELVRMVGRAHGVGLYRMALGLDDRPVVAERDAKSVSVEDTFDVDLHDRVRIRNEVQRLADRCVGRLRASGHSGRTIVLKVRRYDFSTLTRSETLRGPTDDPAVVREAAARLLEGVDTTGGVRLLGVGVTGLADYTQEDLFALALAAEGEAGAEAEAAGPAGAEEAAGAPPGERGPLEGAAAALEGAAAALEGAEAAPVRHWAAGSDVRHAVYGPGWVQGSGVGRVTVRFERPGSPPGRVRTFRLDDPELEDSDPLPLVGSD, encoded by the coding sequence GTGAGAGCCGCGCCGACCATCCTGCATCTGGACATGGACGCCTTCTACGCCTCCGTGGAGCAGGCGTCGAAGCCCAGCCTGCGCGGTAAGGCCGTGATCGTCGGAGGGCTCGGCCCGCGCGGTGTGGTGGCCACCGCCTCCTACGAGGCCCGGCGCTTCGGGGTGCACTCGGCGATGCCGACCGCGCAGGCCCGCCGGCTCTGCCCGAACGGCGCCTACCTGATTCCGCGCTTCACCCTCTACCGCGAGGTCAGCGAGCTGGTCATGGGCCTGCTGCGGGAGCTGTCACCGCTGGTGGAGCCGCTCAGCCTGGACGAGGCCTTCGTGGACCTGGAAGCGGGCGGGGCGGCCTTCGACGCGGCGGGCGCGCGGGCCACCGGGGAGCGGCTGCGGGCGGACATCCGGGCCGCCACGGGACTCAGCGGCTCGGTGGGGCTGGCCGGGTCCAAGATGCTGGCCAAGGTGGCCTCCGAGGAGGCCAAGCCCGACGGACTGCTGCTGATCGAGCCGGGGACCGAGCGGGAGCTGCTCGCGCCCATGTCGGTGCGCACCCTGCCCGGGGTGGGGCCGGCCACCGGGGAGCACCTGCGCCGGGCCGGTATCACCACCGTGGGGGAGCTGGCCGAGGCCGGTGAGGACGAGCTGGTGCGGATGGTGGGCCGGGCGCACGGGGTCGGGCTCTACCGGATGGCCCTGGGGCTGGACGACCGGCCGGTGGTCGCGGAGCGCGACGCGAAGTCCGTGTCGGTGGAGGACACCTTCGACGTGGACCTGCACGACCGGGTACGGATCCGGAACGAGGTGCAGCGGCTCGCCGACCGCTGCGTGGGCCGGCTGCGGGCCTCGGGGCACTCGGGGCGGACCATCGTCCTGAAGGTGCGCCGGTACGACTTCTCGACGCTGACCCGCTCCGAGACCCTGCGCGGGCCGACCGACGATCCGGCGGTGGTGCGGGAGGCGGCGGCGCGGCTGCTGGAGGGCGTGGACACCACCGGCGGGGTGCGGCTGCTGGGGGTCGGGGTGACGGGTCTCGCGGACTACACCCAGGAGGACCTGTTCGCCCTCGCGCTGGCCGCCGAGGGGGAGGCGGGGGCGGAGGCGGAGGCCGCCGGGCCGGCAGGCGCCGAGGAGGCCGCCGGGGCGCCCCCCGGGGAGCGCGGGCCCCTGGAGGGTGCGGCGGCGGCCCTGGAGGGTGCGGCGGCGGCCCTGGAGGGCGCCGAGGCCGCTCCCGTGCGGCACTGGGCCGCGGGGAGCGACGTACGGCACGCGGTGTACGGGCCGGGGTGGGTGCAGGGCAGCGGCGTCGGCCGGGTCACCGTGCGGTTCGAGCGGCCCGGCTCGCCGCCGGGGCGCGTCCGCACCTTCCGGCTGGACGACCCCGAGCTGGAGGACTCCGATCCGCTGCCCCTCGTGGGCAGTGACTAG
- a CDS encoding PRC-barrel domain-containing protein produces MQTDIDPRSLIGRKAFDRNGAKIGTVDEVYLDDATGVPEWAAVRTGLFGRDAFVPLEPSEVVDDALRVPFERSLIKEAPDFGVGRHLSPEQELQLYHHYGLDVTLPSDFQNPRPRPQDTA; encoded by the coding sequence GTGCAGACCGACATCGATCCGCGCAGCCTGATCGGCCGCAAGGCGTTCGACCGCAACGGAGCCAAGATCGGCACCGTGGACGAGGTGTACCTCGACGACGCCACGGGCGTCCCGGAGTGGGCCGCCGTCCGGACCGGCCTCTTCGGGCGCGACGCCTTCGTCCCCCTGGAACCCAGCGAGGTGGTGGACGACGCCCTGCGCGTGCCCTTCGAGCGCTCCCTGATCAAGGAGGCCCCCGACTTCGGGGTCGGCCGCCACCTCTCCCCCGAGCAGGAGCTCCAGCTGTACCACCACTACGGACTGGACGTCACCCTCCCCTCCGACTTCCAGAACCCCCGCCCCCGCCCCCAGGACACCGCCTAG
- the gcvP gene encoding aminomethyl-transferring glycine dehydrogenase, with protein sequence MTANRIPLSQLERGIPFEQRHIGPDAEAQAKMLAQVGYGSLDELTAAAVPDVIKTAEALNLPEARTEAEVLAELRSLADRNQVLSSMIGLGYYGTFTPPVILRNVMENPAWYTAYTPYQPEISQGRLEALLNFQTLVADLTGLPTSGASLLDEGTAAAEAMSLARRVGKVKGGVFLIDADALPQTIAVIETRAEPTGVEVVVADLSEGIPAEIAERGVFGVLLQYPGASGAVREIKPVIDQAHELGAIVTVSADLLALTLLTSPGELGADIAVGTTQRFGVPMGFGGPHAGYMAVQAKHARSLPGRLVGVSVDADGNKAYRLALQTREQHIRREKATSNICTAQVLLAVMAGMYAVYHGPDGLRTIARRTHRYAALLAAGLTAGGVELEHGSFFDTVTARVPGKAAEVVAAAREGGVNLFQADADHVSISCDETTLRADLDAVWAAFGVSADIEALDSATADTLPEGLLRSDAYLTHPVFHQHRSETAMLRYLRKLADKDYALDRGMIPLGSCTMKLNATTEMEPVTWPEFGQLHPFAPVEQAEGYLTLITELEERLCEVTGYDKVSIQPNAGSQGELAGLLAVRAYHRANGDEQRTICLIPSSAHGTNAASAVMAGMKVVVVKTADDGEVDADDLRAKIEQYRDELAVLMITYPSTHGVFEEHVADICAQVHEAGGQVYVDGANLNALVGLAKPGHFGGDVSHLNLHKTFCIPHGGGGPGVGPVGVRAHLAPYLPNHPLQPTAGPETGVGPISAAPWGSAGILPISWSYVRLMGGEGLKRATQVAVLGANYIAKRLEPHYPVLYTGPGNLVAHECIIDMRPLSKATGVSIDDIAKRLIDYGFHAPTMSFPVAGTLMIEPTESEDLAEIDRFCDAMIAIRAEIERVAGGEWPVDDNPLANSPHTAAALGGEWNHPYSRDEAVFPAGVSAAEKYWPPVRRIDGAFGDRNLVCSCPPLDEYDN encoded by the coding sequence ATGACCGCCAACCGCATTCCGCTCTCTCAGCTTGAGCGAGGCATCCCCTTCGAGCAGCGCCACATCGGCCCGGACGCCGAAGCGCAGGCGAAGATGCTCGCTCAGGTGGGCTACGGCTCCCTGGACGAGCTCACCGCCGCCGCGGTACCGGATGTGATCAAGACCGCCGAGGCGCTGAACCTGCCCGAGGCGCGCACCGAGGCCGAGGTGCTGGCCGAGCTGCGCTCGCTGGCCGACCGCAACCAGGTGCTGTCGTCGATGATCGGTCTCGGCTACTACGGGACCTTCACCCCGCCGGTGATCCTGCGCAACGTCATGGAGAACCCGGCCTGGTACACGGCGTACACCCCGTACCAGCCGGAGATCTCCCAGGGCCGCCTCGAGGCGCTGCTGAACTTCCAGACCCTCGTCGCCGACCTGACCGGGCTGCCGACCTCCGGCGCCTCCCTGCTCGACGAGGGCACGGCGGCCGCCGAGGCCATGTCGCTGGCCCGCCGCGTGGGCAAGGTCAAGGGCGGGGTCTTCCTCATCGACGCCGACGCGCTGCCGCAGACCATCGCCGTGATCGAGACCCGCGCCGAGCCGACGGGCGTCGAGGTCGTCGTCGCGGACCTGTCCGAGGGCATTCCGGCCGAGATCGCCGAGCGCGGCGTCTTCGGCGTGCTGCTCCAGTACCCGGGTGCCTCCGGCGCCGTCCGCGAGATCAAGCCGGTCATCGACCAGGCCCACGAGCTCGGTGCGATCGTCACCGTCTCCGCCGACCTGCTCGCGCTGACCCTGCTGACCTCCCCGGGCGAGCTGGGCGCGGACATCGCCGTCGGCACCACCCAGCGCTTCGGCGTCCCGATGGGCTTCGGCGGCCCGCACGCCGGCTACATGGCCGTCCAGGCCAAGCACGCCCGCTCGCTGCCCGGCCGCCTCGTCGGCGTCTCCGTGGACGCGGACGGCAACAAGGCCTACCGCCTGGCCCTGCAGACCCGCGAGCAGCACATCCGCCGCGAGAAGGCCACCAGCAACATCTGTACCGCGCAGGTGCTGCTCGCCGTCATGGCCGGCATGTACGCCGTCTACCACGGCCCGGACGGCCTGCGGACGATCGCCCGCCGCACCCACCGCTACGCCGCGCTGCTCGCCGCGGGCCTGACGGCCGGCGGGGTCGAGCTGGAGCACGGCTCCTTCTTCGACACGGTCACCGCCCGGGTGCCCGGCAAGGCCGCCGAGGTCGTCGCCGCCGCCCGCGAGGGCGGGGTCAACCTCTTCCAGGCCGACGCCGACCACGTCTCGATCTCCTGCGACGAGACCACCCTGCGCGCCGACCTCGACGCCGTCTGGGCGGCCTTCGGGGTCAGCGCCGACATCGAGGCCCTGGACTCGGCCACCGCCGACACGCTGCCCGAGGGCCTGCTGCGCTCGGACGCGTACCTGACGCACCCGGTCTTCCACCAGCACCGCTCCGAGACCGCGATGCTGCGCTACCTGCGCAAGCTCGCGGACAAGGACTACGCGCTGGACCGCGGCATGATCCCGCTGGGCTCCTGCACCATGAAGCTCAACGCGACCACCGAGATGGAGCCGGTCACCTGGCCCGAGTTCGGCCAGCTGCACCCCTTCGCCCCGGTGGAGCAGGCCGAGGGGTACCTCACGCTCATCACCGAGCTGGAGGAACGTCTCTGCGAGGTCACCGGCTACGACAAGGTCTCCATCCAGCCGAACGCCGGCTCCCAGGGCGAGCTCGCAGGCCTCCTGGCGGTGCGCGCCTACCACCGTGCGAACGGCGACGAGCAGCGCACCATCTGCCTCATCCCGTCCTCCGCACACGGCACCAACGCCGCCAGCGCCGTGATGGCCGGCATGAAGGTCGTCGTCGTCAAGACCGCCGACGACGGCGAGGTGGACGCGGACGACCTGCGCGCCAAGATCGAGCAGTACCGCGACGAGCTCGCCGTGCTCATGATCACGTACCCGTCGACGCACGGTGTGTTCGAGGAGCACGTCGCCGACATCTGCGCCCAGGTGCACGAGGCCGGCGGCCAGGTCTACGTGGACGGCGCCAACCTGAACGCCCTGGTGGGCCTCGCCAAGCCGGGTCACTTCGGCGGCGACGTCTCGCACCTGAACCTGCACAAGACCTTCTGCATCCCGCACGGCGGCGGCGGCCCGGGCGTCGGCCCGGTCGGTGTCCGGGCGCACCTGGCCCCGTACCTCCCGAACCACCCGCTCCAGCCGACCGCCGGCCCCGAGACGGGCGTCGGCCCGATCTCCGCCGCGCCGTGGGGTTCGGCCGGTATCCTGCCGATCTCCTGGTCGTACGTCCGCCTGATGGGTGGCGAGGGCCTCAAGCGCGCCACCCAGGTGGCCGTGCTCGGCGCCAACTACATCGCCAAGCGCCTCGAGCCGCACTACCCGGTGCTCTACACCGGCCCGGGCAACCTGGTCGCGCACGAGTGCATCATCGACATGCGCCCCCTGTCGAAGGCGACGGGCGTCAGCATCGACGACATCGCCAAGCGCCTGATCGACTACGGCTTCCACGCGCCGACCATGTCCTTCCCGGTGGCCGGCACGCTGATGATCGAGCCGACGGAGTCCGAGGACCTCGCCGAGATCGACCGTTTCTGCGACGCGATGATCGCCATCCGCGCCGAGATCGAGCGGGTCGCGGGCGGCGAGTGGCCGGTGGACGACAACCCGCTGGCCAACTCCCCGCACACCGCGGCGGCGCTGGGCGGCGAGTGGAACCACCCGTACAGCCGTGACGAGGCCGTCTTCCCGGCCGGGGTCTCCGCGGCCGAGAAGTACTGGCCGCCGGTGCGCCGGATCGACGGCGCCTTCGGCGACCGGAACCTGGTCTGCTCCTGCCCTCCGCTGGACGAGTACGACAACTGA
- a CDS encoding DUF5999 family protein, with protein MCQHQPACPSSESADREAARPVANHPEQGWSLLCNGVLLFEDTGELLPDGQIIAPHRPLAAA; from the coding sequence ATGTGCCAGCACCAGCCTGCCTGCCCGTCATCAGAATCCGCCGACCGGGAGGCCGCGCGCCCGGTGGCCAACCACCCGGAACAGGGCTGGAGCCTGCTGTGCAACGGCGTCCTGCTCTTCGAGGACACCGGTGAGCTGCTGCCGGACGGACAGATCATCGCTCCGCACCGCCCGCTCGCGGCGGCCTAG
- a CDS encoding glutamate-cysteine ligase family protein: MGEKVVAGGFDLSDRHRYRRKLHECLEGLERLLAEKRFDRPKNMMGLEIELNLAGADGLPRMVNAQVLERIASPDFQTELGMFNLEVNVLPHRLDGRVFDQLAEELSAGLHYAHRQAAEIDAGVVMIGILPTISRADLALANLSAVDRYSLLNEQILMMRGEDFRLDIDGVERLTWSTGSIVPEAACTSVQLHLQVTPARFSDVWNAAQAVTAVQIAVGANSPFLFGRELWRESRPPLFTQATDTRPPELQAQGVRPRTWFGERWVDSVYELFAENVRFFPSLLPICDEEEPLRVLAEGGVPSLQELVLHNGTVYRWNRPVYGVADGVPHLRVENRVLPAGPTVADVVANAAFYYGLVRTLADEQRPVWTRMPFAEAEANFDAACRYGIDARIRWPRRGRAGGLVSVPAVRLVLDELLPMAAAGLDAWGIEPADRDHYLGIIEERCRRRVNGATWQVETYHRALAGGLERDAALAATTRRYSELMHKGDPVHTWPVGLEEQEVDARAAVRR, translated from the coding sequence ATGGGGGAGAAGGTCGTGGCAGGCGGATTCGACCTGTCCGATCGGCATCGGTATCGGAGGAAGCTTCACGAGTGCCTGGAGGGACTGGAGCGGCTTCTGGCGGAGAAGAGGTTCGATCGCCCCAAGAACATGATGGGGCTGGAGATCGAGCTGAATCTCGCGGGTGCCGACGGTTTGCCGCGCATGGTGAATGCACAGGTACTGGAGCGGATTGCCAGCCCCGATTTCCAGACGGAACTCGGAATGTTCAATCTGGAGGTGAACGTACTCCCGCACCGGCTCGACGGCAGGGTGTTCGACCAGCTCGCCGAGGAACTGAGCGCGGGCCTGCACTACGCCCACCGGCAGGCCGCGGAGATCGACGCGGGCGTCGTGATGATCGGGATCCTGCCCACCATCTCCCGCGCGGACCTGGCCCTGGCCAACCTCTCGGCGGTGGACCGCTACTCACTGCTGAACGAGCAGATCCTGATGATGCGCGGAGAGGACTTCCGGCTCGACATCGACGGGGTCGAGCGGCTGACCTGGAGCACCGGGTCGATCGTGCCGGAAGCCGCCTGTACCTCCGTACAGCTGCACCTCCAGGTCACCCCGGCCCGGTTCTCCGACGTGTGGAACGCGGCGCAGGCGGTGACCGCCGTACAGATAGCGGTGGGGGCCAACTCGCCGTTCCTGTTCGGGCGCGAGCTGTGGCGGGAGTCGCGTCCGCCGCTGTTCACCCAGGCCACCGACACCCGGCCGCCCGAGCTCCAGGCGCAGGGGGTGCGGCCGCGGACCTGGTTCGGGGAGCGGTGGGTGGACTCGGTGTACGAGCTCTTCGCCGAGAACGTCCGCTTCTTCCCGTCCCTGCTGCCGATCTGCGACGAGGAGGAGCCGCTGCGGGTGCTCGCCGAGGGCGGGGTGCCGAGCCTGCAGGAGCTGGTGCTGCACAACGGCACGGTCTACCGGTGGAACCGGCCCGTCTACGGGGTCGCCGACGGGGTGCCGCACCTGAGGGTGGAGAACCGGGTGCTGCCGGCCGGGCCCACCGTGGCCGATGTCGTCGCCAACGCCGCCTTCTACTACGGACTCGTACGGACCCTCGCGGACGAGCAGCGTCCGGTGTGGACCCGGATGCCGTTCGCGGAGGCGGAGGCCAACTTCGACGCGGCCTGCCGGTACGGGATCGACGCGCGGATCCGCTGGCCGCGCCGGGGCCGGGCCGGGGGACTGGTGAGCGTGCCCGCGGTGCGGCTGGTGCTGGACGAGCTGCTGCCGATGGCGGCGGCCGGGCTCGACGCCTGGGGCATCGAACCCGCCGACCGGGACCACTACCTGGGGATCATCGAGGAGCGGTGCCGGCGCCGGGTGAACGGGGCGACCTGGCAGGTGGAGACGTACCACCGCGCGCTCGCGGGCGGACTGGAACGCGACGCCGCGCTGGCCGCCACCACCCGGCGCTACAGCGAGCTGATGCACAAGGGCGACCCCGTGCACACCTGGCCCGTCGGCCTCGAGGAGCAGGAGGTGGATGCCAGGGCGGCGGTCCGCCGCTGA
- a CDS encoding CPBP family intramembrane glutamic endopeptidase, with protein MRAEPEPVVVDLREDGRGVLRTETLLVLALSLGASGVSALISFIGSLTKPGGLKDQAATLNGSYAPGRPWLDLAWQLFGIATALVPVLLVAHLLTREGAPGLRVLGFDRTRPGRDLARGALVAAGIGSAGLAFYLAARATGFNLTVVPEALPDVWWKFPVLILSAVQNSVVEEVIVLAYLLRRLGQLGWSPTAALLASSVLRGSYHLYQGIGGFIGNVAMGVVFVLAYRRWGRVGPLVVAHALLDIVAFGGYALLAGKVGWLPTP; from the coding sequence GTGCGGGCGGAGCCGGAACCGGTGGTCGTGGATCTGCGCGAGGACGGGCGGGGCGTCCTGCGCACCGAGACGCTGCTCGTGCTCGCGCTGTCGCTGGGCGCGAGCGGGGTCTCGGCGCTGATCAGCTTCATCGGTTCGCTCACCAAGCCGGGCGGGCTCAAGGACCAGGCCGCCACGCTCAACGGCTCCTACGCGCCCGGGCGGCCCTGGCTGGACCTGGCCTGGCAGCTGTTCGGGATCGCCACGGCGCTGGTCCCGGTCCTGCTCGTCGCGCACCTGCTCACCCGCGAGGGCGCGCCCGGGCTGCGGGTGCTCGGCTTCGACCGCACCCGGCCCGGCCGGGACCTGGCCCGGGGCGCGCTCGTGGCCGCCGGGATCGGCAGCGCCGGGCTGGCCTTCTACCTGGCGGCCCGGGCCACCGGCTTCAACCTGACGGTGGTGCCGGAGGCGCTGCCCGACGTGTGGTGGAAGTTCCCGGTACTGATCCTCTCCGCGGTGCAGAACTCCGTGGTGGAGGAGGTCATCGTGCTGGCGTACCTGCTGCGCCGGCTGGGCCAGCTGGGCTGGTCGCCGACGGCCGCGCTGCTCGCCAGCTCCGTGCTGCGCGGCTCGTACCACCTCTACCAGGGCATCGGCGGGTTCATCGGCAACGTGGCGATGGGCGTCGTCTTCGTCCTGGCCTACCGGCGCTGGGGCCGGGTCGGACCGCTGGTCGTCGCGCACGCCCTGCTCGACATCGTGGCCTTCGGCGGGTACGCGCTGCTCGCGGGCAAGGTGGGCTGGCTGCCGACCCCGTAG